One stretch of Natronobacterium gregoryi SP2 DNA includes these proteins:
- a CDS encoding cation-translocating P-type ATPase gives MSQQKYDERTEPERDSNWHAQLPEDVYEELDTSEQGLDSEEARERLERHGPNEVETEEGASPLRIFLEQYTSVLIWVLIVAAGVMAAIGETLDAAVIAGIVVFITLFGFAQDYRAEQSIQALKELSTTYAMVSRDGEKTEVDATRVVPGDVVFVESGDAVPADARVIESANLRVDEAALTGESVSVSKAPETIEDDASIAERTNVLHKDTVVERGSGTAVVVETGSETEIGRIATALEEAEERDTPFQAELDRLGKIIAAAVIGVVTVIGITELVIGDTEPVQVFMTAVAVAVSAVPEGLPAVVTLSLALGARRMVEQNALVRRLPIVEALGSVDVICTDKTGTLTEEEMTVTRIAANRETYDVAGTGYDTDGEFRRGDETVDPGRIDELLRCGMLCNDVELGRREDRGEAVEGDEGDGFEDDERVYLGDPTEISLFVAARKAGFDHEDLRERYPRIDEVEFTSDRKRMTTLHETPGGDRVAYTKGAPEVVLERCTREYVDGEIVELTDERRAEIEARNEAFAEDALRVMAFAVRPDAPAEVSEDDEQDLVYLGLQGMLDPPRSEVTGALEGCLDAGIDVVMITGDNATTARAVGTEIGLESARVVKGPELEEMSDEELAAVVEDVDVFARTSPDHKTRILKTLQRKGHTVAMTGDGVNDAPAVKNADVGVAMGVRGTDVTEQASDIVLLDDNFATIRDAVRQGRRIFDNVRKFVNYFLSANGAHVLLLFTGIMSGAGLVMTPIMFLWINVVTDGIPALTLGVDPEADDVMERPPRPPDEGVITERIVSSIGGIAVLITATLLPLFYYYNQVVGDLVLAQTMVFTAFVFMAIARIGAIRSRYGLGLFSNNRWLVVAIAITLTLQLLVLYTPLSILFGVTALEFGHWLQIAVVVAAFSILMAVFVAVQNRYFDRY, from the coding sequence GTGTCACAGCAAAAATACGACGAGCGAACCGAGCCCGAGCGCGACAGCAACTGGCACGCACAGCTACCCGAGGACGTCTACGAAGAACTCGACACCTCCGAGCAGGGACTCGACTCGGAAGAAGCGCGCGAACGACTCGAGCGTCACGGACCAAACGAAGTCGAGACCGAGGAAGGTGCCTCGCCGCTTCGGATCTTCCTCGAGCAGTACACGTCGGTGCTGATCTGGGTACTGATCGTCGCGGCGGGCGTCATGGCTGCGATCGGCGAGACGCTCGATGCCGCCGTCATCGCCGGCATCGTGGTCTTCATCACGCTGTTTGGCTTCGCCCAGGACTACCGTGCAGAACAGAGCATTCAAGCGCTGAAGGAGCTCTCGACGACGTACGCGATGGTCAGCCGGGACGGCGAGAAGACCGAGGTCGACGCCACGCGGGTGGTCCCCGGCGATGTCGTCTTCGTCGAGTCCGGCGACGCCGTCCCCGCCGACGCGCGAGTAATTGAGTCGGCGAACCTCCGGGTCGACGAGGCGGCACTCACCGGCGAGAGCGTTAGCGTCTCCAAAGCTCCTGAAACGATCGAAGACGACGCCTCGATCGCCGAGCGGACGAACGTCCTCCACAAGGACACTGTCGTCGAGCGAGGCTCGGGGACGGCGGTCGTCGTCGAGACGGGATCGGAGACGGAAATCGGCCGGATCGCGACGGCACTCGAGGAAGCCGAAGAGCGCGACACGCCGTTCCAGGCGGAACTCGATCGACTCGGCAAGATCATCGCCGCGGCCGTCATCGGCGTCGTGACGGTGATCGGAATCACGGAACTGGTGATCGGCGATACGGAGCCGGTGCAGGTGTTCATGACGGCCGTCGCCGTCGCGGTCTCTGCGGTTCCCGAGGGACTCCCGGCCGTCGTCACGCTCTCGCTCGCGCTCGGTGCCCGGCGGATGGTCGAACAGAACGCGCTCGTGCGCCGGTTGCCGATCGTCGAGGCGCTCGGTTCCGTCGACGTGATCTGTACCGACAAGACGGGAACGCTGACCGAGGAGGAGATGACGGTCACCCGAATCGCGGCCAACCGGGAAACGTACGACGTGGCCGGCACCGGCTACGACACCGACGGCGAGTTCCGCCGGGGCGACGAGACGGTCGACCCCGGCCGGATCGACGAACTGCTCCGGTGTGGCATGCTCTGTAACGACGTCGAACTGGGTAGACGTGAGGATCGCGGGGAGGCGGTCGAGGGCGACGAGGGGGACGGCTTCGAAGACGACGAACGGGTGTACCTCGGCGACCCGACCGAGATTTCCCTCTTCGTTGCCGCCCGAAAAGCCGGCTTCGACCACGAGGACCTCAGGGAACGGTACCCGCGGATCGACGAGGTCGAGTTCACCTCCGATCGCAAGCGGATGACGACGCTCCACGAGACGCCCGGTGGCGACCGCGTCGCGTACACGAAGGGGGCACCGGAGGTCGTCCTCGAGCGGTGTACCCGCGAGTACGTCGACGGCGAAATCGTCGAGTTGACCGACGAACGACGTGCCGAGATCGAAGCGCGCAACGAGGCCTTCGCCGAGGACGCCCTGCGGGTGATGGCCTTTGCCGTCCGTCCCGACGCTCCCGCCGAAGTCTCCGAAGACGACGAGCAGGACCTCGTCTATCTCGGGCTCCAGGGAATGCTCGATCCACCCCGATCCGAGGTAACCGGTGCGCTCGAGGGCTGTCTCGACGCCGGCATCGACGTCGTCATGATCACCGGCGACAACGCGACCACCGCGCGAGCGGTCGGCACAGAGATCGGTCTCGAGTCGGCACGGGTAGTCAAGGGGCCGGAACTCGAGGAGATGAGCGACGAGGAACTGGCTGCGGTGGTCGAAGACGTCGACGTCTTCGCTCGGACGTCACCCGACCACAAGACGCGGATTCTCAAGACGCTACAGAGGAAAGGACACACGGTTGCGATGACGGGCGACGGCGTCAACGACGCACCGGCGGTCAAGAACGCCGACGTCGGCGTCGCGATGGGGGTTCGCGGGACCGACGTCACCGAACAGGCCTCTGACATCGTCTTGCTCGACGACAACTTCGCGACGATCCGCGACGCCGTCCGTCAGGGGCGGCGGATCTTCGACAACGTGAGGAAGTTCGTCAACTACTTTCTCTCGGCCAACGGCGCACACGTCCTTCTGCTGTTTACCGGGATCATGTCCGGTGCAGGGCTGGTGATGACGCCGATCATGTTCCTGTGGATCAACGTCGTTACCGACGGCATTCCAGCGTTGACGCTGGGCGTCGATCCCGAAGCCGACGATGTCATGGAACGGCCACCGCGGCCGCCGGACGAAGGCGTGATAACCGAACGGATCGTCTCGTCGATCGGCGGCATCGCCGTGTTGATCACGGCTACGCTGTTGCCGCTGTTTTACTACTACAACCAGGTCGTTGGCGATCTGGTGCTCGCCCAGACGATGGTGTTCACCGCGTTCGTGTTCATGGCGATCGCCCGTATCGGCGCGATCCGATCGCGCTACGGCCTCGGACTGTTCTCGAACAACCGGTGGCTGGTGGTCGCGATCGCGATCACCCTCACCCTCCAGTTGCTGGTGTTGTACACGCCACTGAGCATCCTCTTTGGCGTCACCGCACTCGAGTTCGGTCACTGGCTCCAGATCGCCGTCGTCGTCGCAGCGTTCTCGATCCTGATGGCCGTCTTCGTTGCAGTACAGAACCGCTACTTCGACCGATACTGA
- a CDS encoding Zn-ribbon domain-containing OB-fold protein: MQPWFVDFAEGIDDGEPIYLACEECGEVALPPRIVCPECGTQTFEERRLSETATVSATTTIFSSIPEYADETPYTVVVATFDEGVRLTGQLRGANGDEIDRGETVEVGAEEREDRWLVSFSPTD, translated from the coding sequence ATGCAGCCCTGGTTCGTCGACTTCGCGGAGGGGATCGACGACGGCGAGCCGATCTACCTCGCCTGCGAGGAGTGTGGCGAGGTTGCTCTCCCCCCACGGATCGTCTGTCCCGAGTGTGGGACGCAAACGTTCGAGGAGCGACGGCTCTCGGAGACGGCGACGGTCTCGGCGACGACGACGATCTTCAGTTCGATCCCCGAGTACGCCGACGAGACACCGTACACGGTCGTCGTGGCGACGTTCGACGAGGGCGTTCGACTCACGGGACAGCTTCGGGGAGCGAACGGCGACGAGATCGACCGCGGCGAGACTGTCGAAGTCGGCGCTGAAGAACGCGAAGACAGGTGGCTCGTCTCGTTCTCACCGACCGACTGA
- a CDS encoding thiolase domain-containing protein, translating into MTVQIAGVASTQFGEHPDSSARELFTDAALEALEDASLPPGDVEELYAGNFIGDLVDDQAHVGAMLADYVGARRAASMRTESACASASSAARCGVQAIAAGDADVALVGGVELMHASGIQEVTDALANAADNEYENAAGLTFPGIYALMAQVYMNEFDVGNEELAAVAVKNYENGTTNPIAQRQEETDVESVLESPPVAAPLHLQDCCPVTDGASAAVLVSETYAEDRGLETEVSVAGTGQASDSLALQDRPDLARTRAAERAAEDAYDRAGVSPEDVDVVELHDCFTIAEILAVESLGFFERGEGARGAVDGETAVGGRIPVNTSGGLLAKGHPVGATGVAQIVEITKQLEGRHPNQVADPRTGLTHTVGGSGASCVVTVLEGGA; encoded by the coding sequence ATGACCGTTCAGATCGCTGGCGTGGCCAGCACCCAGTTCGGCGAGCATCCCGACTCGTCGGCCCGCGAGCTGTTTACTGACGCCGCACTCGAGGCGCTCGAGGACGCGTCGCTGCCGCCCGGCGACGTCGAGGAACTGTACGCAGGGAACTTCATCGGCGACCTCGTCGACGATCAGGCCCACGTCGGTGCGATGCTCGCCGACTACGTCGGCGCGCGGCGGGCCGCGTCGATGCGAACGGAAAGCGCCTGCGCCTCCGCGAGTTCGGCCGCCCGATGCGGCGTGCAGGCGATCGCGGCCGGCGACGCGGACGTGGCGCTCGTGGGTGGGGTCGAACTGATGCACGCCAGCGGTATTCAGGAGGTCACCGACGCGCTCGCAAACGCTGCGGACAACGAGTACGAGAACGCGGCCGGGCTCACGTTTCCCGGGATCTACGCGCTGATGGCGCAGGTCTACATGAACGAGTTCGACGTCGGCAACGAAGAACTGGCCGCGGTAGCGGTCAAAAACTACGAGAACGGCACGACGAACCCGATCGCCCAGCGCCAGGAGGAGACCGACGTCGAGAGTGTCCTCGAGTCGCCGCCGGTCGCGGCTCCGTTGCACCTCCAGGACTGCTGTCCGGTCACGGACGGCGCGAGCGCGGCCGTCCTGGTCAGCGAGACGTACGCCGAGGACCGCGGCCTCGAGACCGAGGTGTCGGTCGCCGGCACCGGGCAAGCCAGCGATTCGCTGGCTCTGCAGGACCGACCCGACCTCGCGCGGACGCGGGCTGCCGAACGGGCCGCCGAGGACGCCTACGACCGCGCCGGCGTCTCGCCCGAGGACGTCGACGTCGTCGAACTCCACGACTGTTTCACGATCGCCGAGATACTCGCAGTCGAGTCGCTGGGCTTCTTCGAGCGGGGCGAGGGGGCTCGCGGAGCCGTCGACGGTGAGACGGCCGTCGGCGGCCGGATTCCCGTCAACACCTCCGGCGGACTGCTCGCGAAGGGCCATCCGGTGGGAGCGACTGGCGTCGCTCAGATCGTCGAAATCACGAAACAACTCGAGGGTCGCCACCCGAACCAGGTTGCCGATCCGAGGACCGGTCTCACCCACACCGTCGGCGGCAGCGGTGCGAGTTGCGTCGTCACCGTCCTCGAGGGAGGTGCGTGA
- a CDS encoding 3-oxoacyl-ACP reductase family protein: protein MSETVQQLEPLDRRPLSDRTCLVTGSSRGIGRDIALEFARCGAAVVVNYRSSDGQAREVTERIRQHDGTAIAVGADVSDPEAVRRMAAEVHDELGPIDVLVNNAGITIDRKFENMTAEEWSNVMAVNLDGTFNCTKAFYDDIKDADQGRLINISSVVGQQGNYGQANYATSKGGLIAFTRTIALELARHDSTANCVAPGFTRTDMLEKVPERVQEQIRDDIPLNRFAETKDIVGMVRFLAGEYADYMTGQVIGINGGMEW, encoded by the coding sequence ATGTCAGAAACAGTGCAACAGCTGGAACCCCTGGATCGGCGGCCACTCTCCGACCGAACGTGTCTCGTCACCGGGTCCTCGCGCGGAATCGGACGGGACATCGCACTCGAGTTCGCGCGTTGTGGCGCGGCCGTCGTGGTCAATTATCGGAGTTCCGACGGGCAGGCACGCGAGGTAACCGAACGGATCAGGCAACACGACGGGACGGCCATCGCCGTCGGTGCAGATGTCTCCGACCCCGAGGCAGTTCGGCGGATGGCCGCGGAGGTCCACGACGAACTCGGTCCGATCGACGTTCTCGTGAACAACGCCGGAATCACCATCGACCGGAAGTTCGAGAACATGACTGCCGAGGAGTGGTCGAACGTGATGGCCGTCAACCTCGATGGCACGTTCAACTGTACGAAGGCGTTCTACGACGACATCAAGGACGCCGACCAGGGACGACTCATCAACATCTCGAGTGTCGTCGGCCAGCAGGGAAACTACGGGCAGGCCAACTACGCCACCTCGAAAGGCGGGCTAATCGCGTTCACTCGGACGATCGCGCTGGAACTGGCCAGACACGACTCGACAGCAAACTGTGTTGCACCCGGCTTTACCCGGACGGACATGCTCGAGAAGGTCCCCGAACGAGTCCAAGAGCAGATCAGAGACGACATCCCGCTGAATCGGTTCGCCGAGACGAAAGACATCGTCGGCATGGTCCGGTTTCTTGCGGGCGAGTACGCCGACTACATGACCGGTCAAGTCATCGGGATCAACGGCGGCATGGAATGGTAA
- a CDS encoding universal stress protein yields MTERILVPYDGSAPSKKALEYTVEKFDDPAVTTLYVVPAPEGYWTAFEDDEMEAAEAGRAREQGQETLDEARETGTEHGHDVDTEVVTGKPDRAILDYAEDEEYDTIVMGSHGREGVSRVLLGSVAESVVRRSPIPVVVVR; encoded by the coding sequence ATGACCGAGCGAATACTCGTTCCGTACGACGGTTCTGCCCCATCGAAGAAGGCACTCGAGTACACGGTCGAGAAGTTCGACGATCCGGCCGTCACGACTCTCTACGTCGTTCCGGCACCGGAAGGATACTGGACCGCCTTCGAGGACGACGAGATGGAAGCCGCGGAAGCCGGAAGAGCCCGAGAACAGGGACAGGAGACGCTCGACGAAGCGAGAGAAACCGGGACAGAACACGGCCACGACGTCGACACGGAGGTCGTAACCGGCAAGCCGGACCGAGCGATCCTCGACTACGCCGAAGACGAAGAGTACGACACGATCGTAATGGGAAGCCATGGTCGTGAGGGCGTCTCCCGGGTACTGCTTGGCAGCGTGGCCGAAAGCGTCGTTCGCCGGTCGCCGATTCCAGTCGTCGTCGTCCGGTAA
- a CDS encoding universal stress protein, producing the protein MNSILVPVDGSAAAGHALEQALQLADESDESVEVDVLTVVDTTTTPIQFGVTDVVEIDRARMLLVDEIAAVSDDHDAEIHGAVRRGRPARIVTSYADERDIDLIVLGRTEHSSVGETLFGSTADRVVERAPVPVLVVPETEADDDRPLSPLDWCPG; encoded by the coding sequence GTGAACTCGATTCTCGTCCCGGTCGACGGCAGCGCCGCCGCAGGCCACGCCCTCGAGCAGGCACTGCAACTCGCCGACGAGAGCGACGAATCAGTCGAGGTCGACGTTCTCACGGTCGTCGACACGACGACGACTCCGATCCAGTTCGGCGTGACCGACGTCGTCGAGATCGACAGAGCCAGGATGCTCCTCGTCGACGAAATCGCCGCCGTCTCCGACGATCACGACGCCGAGATACACGGTGCCGTTCGTCGCGGACGGCCGGCCCGCATCGTCACCTCCTACGCCGACGAGCGAGACATCGACCTGATCGTCCTCGGCCGTACCGAGCACAGTAGCGTCGGCGAGACACTGTTCGGGAGCACTGCAGACCGAGTGGTCGAACGAGCACCAGTCCCCGTACTCGTCGTCCCGGAGACCGAAGCCGACGACGACCGTCCGCTGTCCCCACTCGACTGGTGTCCGGGGTGA
- a CDS encoding universal stress protein — protein MARSILVAHDDSSHAQAALEYALETFPDARIVLFHAIDPFAVTADESELPPLTESWLEEQRADAAELFEEAREAVVDEDVTIETDTAVGSPPQTILGYVEDSEIDQIVLGGRGRSAGPSSEFRLGSTAELVVRRANVPVIVVR, from the coding sequence ATGGCACGATCGATTCTCGTCGCCCACGACGACTCGTCACACGCACAGGCAGCACTCGAGTACGCCCTCGAGACGTTTCCCGACGCACGGATCGTCCTCTTTCACGCGATCGATCCGTTCGCGGTGACGGCCGACGAAAGTGAGTTGCCCCCACTGACGGAATCGTGGCTCGAGGAACAGCGGGCTGACGCGGCTGAACTCTTCGAGGAGGCCCGCGAGGCCGTCGTCGACGAGGACGTGACGATCGAGACTGACACCGCTGTCGGTTCCCCGCCGCAGACGATCCTCGGCTACGTCGAAGACTCGGAGATAGACCAGATCGTGCTCGGCGGACGTGGACGGAGTGCCGGACCGAGTTCGGAGTTTCGCCTCGGTAGCACTGCCGAACTCGTGGTTCGGCGTGCGAACGTTCCCGTCATCGTCGTGCGGTGA